Proteins from one Pleurocapsa minor HA4230-MV1 genomic window:
- a CDS encoding alkaline phosphatase family protein: MKKTVVFNVVGLTTQLIGEHTPFLERWQQRGKTTSINPVLPAVTCTAQATYYTGVNPDQHGIVANGWYFREECEVKLWRQSNHLIQAPKIWDKARSLDPEFTCANLFGWYNMYSTVDYAVTPRPLYLADGRKIPDIYTEPMELRDWLNSELGEFPLFNFWGPNTSVKSSQWIADAAKQVELKYSPTLTLVYLPHLDYCLQKIGTKPQAIAKDLREIDRICQELIEFYEAKGAKVIVLSEYGITEVSTPIHLNRLFRQQGLITVREELGGEILIPGASKAFAVADHQIAHVYINDPSCLSQVRNILEHTSGIDLILDETGKQKYHLNHSRSGELVAIARPDAWFTYYYWLDDHRAPDFARTVDIHRKPGYDPVELFVNPQLKLPKAKVALSLLKKKLGFRYLIDVIPLDANLVKGSHGHLTASVEQSPLFITQQQNLLTKETIEAQQVFQLILNHLLES, translated from the coding sequence ATGAAGAAAACTGTAGTGTTTAATGTAGTTGGTTTAACTACTCAATTAATCGGAGAACATACTCCTTTCCTTGAGCGCTGGCAGCAGCGGGGCAAAACAACTTCAATTAACCCAGTCTTACCTGCCGTAACCTGTACTGCCCAGGCAACCTACTACACGGGAGTAAATCCCGACCAACACGGTATTGTAGCTAATGGTTGGTATTTCCGAGAAGAGTGCGAAGTCAAACTATGGCGACAGTCAAACCACCTGATTCAAGCACCAAAAATTTGGGATAAAGCGCGATCGCTCGACCCCGAGTTTACCTGTGCCAATCTTTTTGGCTGGTACAATATGTACTCGACTGTAGATTACGCCGTTACACCCCGTCCCTTATATCTGGCAGACGGCAGAAAAATCCCCGATATCTACACCGAACCGATGGAATTGCGCGACTGGTTAAATTCTGAATTGGGTGAATTTCCTCTATTTAATTTTTGGGGGCCAAATACTTCAGTAAAATCAAGTCAGTGGATCGCCGATGCTGCCAAGCAAGTCGAACTAAAATATAGTCCTACTCTAACTTTGGTTTATTTACCGCACCTAGACTATTGCTTACAAAAAATTGGCACTAAGCCTCAAGCGATCGCCAAGGATTTACGAGAAATAGATCGCATATGCCAGGAGTTAATCGAGTTTTATGAGGCAAAAGGGGCAAAAGTCATCGTTCTTTCCGAATACGGTATTACGGAAGTTTCTACCCCCATTCATCTTAACCGCCTATTCAGACAGCAGGGTTTAATAACTGTCAGAGAAGAACTGGGTGGGGAAATCCTGATTCCTGGGGCGAGTAAGGCTTTTGCCGTTGCCGATCATCAAATTGCCCACGTCTATATTAATGACCCCAGTTGCTTATCTCAGGTACGAAATATTTTAGAACATACTTCAGGAATCGATTTAATTTTGGATGAAACGGGCAAGCAAAAATATCACCTCAATCATTCTCGTTCGGGAGAATTAGTCGCGATCGCTCGTCCCGATGCTTGGTTTACTTACTATTATTGGTTAGATGACCATCGCGCCCCAGATTTTGCCCGTACTGTCGATATTCATCGTAAACCAGGTTACGACCCTGTAGAATTGTTTGTCAATCCTCAGCTAAAATTACCCAAAGCTAAGGTGGCATTAAGCTTATTGAAAAAAAAATTAGGTTTTCGTTATCTGATAGATGTAATTCCTCTAGATGCCAACCTAGTTAAAGGTTCTCACGGTCATCTTACTGCTTCAGTAGAGCAATCGCCATTATTTATTACTCAACAGCAAAATCTATTAACCAAGGAAACAATTGAAGCACAACAAGTGTTTCAGTTAATACTCAATCATCTTTTAGAAAGCTAG
- a CDS encoding heavy metal-responsive transcriptional regulator: MLAHEQAFLKIGELSTKSGVSIKTIRYYEELGLVKSCRRTEGHFRLFHPEMVTRLAFIKRLQSLGLSLQEIGECLTVYDHGDLPCGDVKSKLEGQVAEIDRQVAELMILRRELTDILQRWSASPKRRSEVICPNLQI; the protein is encoded by the coding sequence ATGCTGGCTCACGAACAAGCTTTCCTAAAAATTGGAGAACTTTCTACTAAAAGTGGTGTATCGATCAAAACCATCCGTTACTACGAAGAATTGGGACTAGTGAAAAGCTGTAGGCGGACTGAAGGACATTTTCGTTTATTCCACCCAGAGATGGTAACTCGTCTGGCTTTTATTAAACGTTTGCAGTCATTGGGCTTAAGCCTGCAAGAAATTGGTGAATGCTTGACAGTTTATGACCACGGCGATTTACCGTGTGGTGATGTCAAAAGCAAGCTGGAAGGACAGGTTGCTGAAATTGATCGACAAGTCGCAGAATTGATGATCTTACGTCGAGAATTGACGGACATTCTACAACGCTGGTCAGCCTCGCCGAAAAGACGCTCGGAAGTTATCTGCCCAAATCTGCAAATTTAA
- a CDS encoding DUF1825 family protein yields MSFFDSQVVQEEAKKLFEDYQSLMQLGGEYGKFDREGKKMFIEQMERLMERYRIFMKRFELSEDFMAQMTVQQLKTQLNQFGMTPQQMFDQMEVTLKRMKSEIEP; encoded by the coding sequence ATGAGTTTTTTTGATTCTCAAGTAGTCCAAGAAGAAGCTAAAAAGTTATTTGAAGATTATCAGTCTTTGATGCAGCTTGGGGGAGAATATGGCAAGTTTGACCGAGAAGGGAAAAAAATGTTCATTGAGCAGATGGAACGCTTAATGGAACGCTACCGTATTTTTATGAAGCGTTTTGAACTCTCAGAAGACTTTATGGCGCAAATGACAGTACAGCAGCTAAAAACCCAGCTAAACCAATTTGGCATGACTCCACAACAAATGTTCGATCAGATGGAAGTCACTCTCAAGCGCATGAAGTCCGAAATTGAACCATAA
- a CDS encoding penicillin-binding protein 1A gives MFQKPEPKPGQAIAKSFLLGVAKAAGGTVLGISMVTSAVAAGGLVGLAFSFRNLPDVRVLRNYVPAETSYVYDIKGRLMTSIHGEVNREIATIDQMSPELKLAVVAIEDSNFYRHRGLNPYSIARAALANFERGGVSEGASTLTMQLVKNLFLTQERTFSRKLAEAVLAIRVEQVFSKEEILEMYLNTIYWGHNNYGVQTAAKSYFNKDADRLNLAEAAVLAGLIQAPERYSPFLNYANTKQRQAAVLNRLETLNWITPEEAEAARTTPLLIGKPTAWRRSKSPFITEAVTKELEARFGKDKVLLGGIRVQTTVDMDFQKMAEESVRDSHKMLLSWGLRADQMALAAVDPRTHFVKALVGGVDYESSQFNRAVQARRQPGSSFKPFVYYAALASGNFSPNTIIDDSPISYPIPGGIYKPQNYGGSRDFAGNMSIATALRQSRNIPAVKLGKAVGLEKVIEICRLLGIKSPMQPVISLPLGSIGVTPLEMAGAFATLANNGWSSETTVILQVTDSKGNVLLDNTPKLKQVLDPWATASLNTMLTGVLEPGGTGVKANIGRPAAGKTGTTSSERDVWFVGYVPQLSTAVWVGNDDYGSMGNGITGGDFAAPVWRSFMLKALENEPVKYFPAASKFNRPEPANVE, from the coding sequence ATATTCCAGAAACCAGAACCTAAACCAGGTCAGGCGATCGCCAAATCATTTTTGTTGGGAGTAGCAAAAGCTGCGGGTGGCACAGTTTTAGGTATTTCGATGGTAACAAGTGCCGTTGCCGCAGGTGGACTAGTTGGTTTAGCCTTCAGTTTCCGCAATCTACCTGATGTCAGGGTTTTACGTAATTACGTTCCTGCTGAGACTAGTTATGTCTACGATATTAAAGGTAGATTGATGACGAGTATTCATGGTGAAGTTAATCGTGAAATTGCCACTATTGACCAAATGTCACCAGAATTAAAATTAGCAGTTGTGGCGATCGAAGATAGTAATTTTTATCGTCATCGAGGATTAAATCCTTATAGTATTGCTCGTGCAGCCTTGGCTAACTTTGAAAGAGGTGGAGTTTCTGAGGGTGCTTCTACCTTAACCATGCAGCTGGTCAAAAACCTGTTTTTGACTCAAGAACGTACCTTTAGTCGTAAGCTGGCGGAAGCTGTTTTAGCTATACGAGTTGAACAAGTATTTTCTAAGGAAGAAATCTTAGAAATGTATCTCAATACGATTTATTGGGGACACAATAACTACGGAGTTCAAACTGCTGCCAAAAGCTACTTCAACAAAGATGCCGATCGACTAAACTTAGCAGAAGCTGCGGTTTTGGCAGGCTTAATTCAAGCACCTGAAAGATATAGCCCATTTCTTAACTATGCCAACACCAAACAAAGACAGGCGGCTGTCCTAAATCGTTTGGAAACACTTAACTGGATTACCCCTGAAGAAGCCGAAGCAGCACGCACAACCCCTTTGTTAATTGGCAAACCTACTGCTTGGCGTAGGAGTAAATCTCCTTTTATCACTGAAGCCGTGACTAAAGAATTAGAAGCACGTTTTGGTAAAGATAAAGTTTTGCTTGGTGGTATTAGAGTCCAAACTACAGTTGACATGGACTTTCAAAAAATGGCAGAAGAATCAGTGAGAGATAGCCATAAAATGCTACTTAGCTGGGGTCTGAGAGCCGATCAGATGGCTTTAGCAGCAGTCGATCCACGTACTCACTTCGTCAAAGCTTTAGTCGGTGGAGTCGATTATGAGTCTAGTCAGTTTAATCGGGCAGTACAAGCTCGCAGACAACCTGGCTCTTCTTTTAAACCTTTTGTCTATTACGCTGCCCTAGCAAGCGGTAACTTTAGTCCGAATACGATCATTGATGATTCCCCAATCTCTTATCCAATTCCTGGGGGAATTTACAAGCCACAAAACTATGGTGGGAGTAGAGACTTTGCTGGAAATATGTCTATAGCTACTGCTCTAAGGCAATCTCGCAATATTCCTGCGGTGAAATTAGGTAAAGCGGTAGGGTTAGAGAAAGTGATTGAAATTTGCCGTCTGTTGGGGATAAAAAGCCCGATGCAGCCTGTTATCTCTTTGCCTTTGGGTTCAATTGGGGTTACTCCTTTAGAAATGGCGGGAGCATTTGCAACTTTGGCTAACAATGGCTGGTCTTCTGAAACCACTGTAATTCTGCAAGTTACTGACAGCAAAGGCAATGTTCTGCTGGATAATACTCCTAAACTCAAACAAGTCCTAGATCCTTGGGCAACAGCTAGTTTAAACACAATGTTAACAGGAGTTCTCGAACCAGGAGGAACGGGGGTAAAAGCCAATATTGGTCGCCCCGCAGCGGGAAAAACAGGAACAACTTCTTCAGAGAGAGATGTTTGGTTTGTAGGCTATGTACCTCAACTATCTACAGCCGTTTGGGTGGGCAATGATGACTACGGCAGTATGGGCAATGGTATTACGGGCGGAGATTTTGCTGCTCCTGTTTGGCGTAGCTTTATGCTCAAAGCCCTAGAAAATGAACCAGTCAAATATTTTCCTGCTGCTTCAAAGTTTAATCGCCCAGAACCAGCTAATGTGGAATGA
- a CDS encoding ParA family protein yields the protein MIIAITALKGGVGKTTTAVHLAAFLQTLAPTLLIDGDKNRSALVWSREDKLPFYVASQAGAPGLIKKFTHIVIDTQARPEPEELEDLAVGSDLLILPTTPNHLDLDTTVKAVELLKTLNANYRVLLTKVDSRTKNPQDAREFLAQAQLPIFKTEIPLLVAFQRSPSLGVTVKDYPDRRAKTGWYRYQDVGKEILEIMSQK from the coding sequence ATGATTATTGCCATTACCGCTTTGAAGGGAGGAGTGGGCAAAACCACAACCGCAGTTCATTTAGCTGCGTTTTTGCAAACTTTAGCCCCGACATTATTAATTGACGGAGATAAAAATCGTTCCGCTTTAGTTTGGTCGAGGGAAGACAAGCTACCCTTTTACGTAGCATCTCAAGCAGGTGCGCCAGGATTGATTAAAAAGTTTACCCACATTGTAATTGATACCCAAGCAAGACCAGAACCAGAAGAACTGGAAGATCTCGCTGTGGGTAGCGATCTGTTGATTTTACCAACAACGCCCAATCACCTAGATTTGGATACGACAGTTAAGGCGGTGGAATTACTCAAAACTTTGAATGCTAATTATCGAGTCTTGCTAACTAAGGTTGATTCCCGTACCAAAAACCCCCAAGATGCCAGAGAATTCTTAGCCCAAGCTCAATTACCGATCTTTAAGACGGAAATTCCCTTACTTGTCGCTTTTCAGCGATCGCCTAGCCTGGGGGTTACCGTTAAAGACTATCCCGATCGGCGAGCAAAAACTGGTTGGTATCGCTATCAGGATGTGGGTAAAGAGATTTTAGAAATTATGTCTCAAAAGTAG
- a CDS encoding FAD-dependent oxidoreductase — protein METHEFDVVIIGGGPAGCTCALYTSRANLKTVILDKNPAVGALAITHKIANYPGVSGEMSGEALLDSMRNQAVEHGTSYQRAQVFGIDVSGEMKKVYTPEGTFSGRALVLATGAMGRSGASFEGESEFLGRGVSYCATCDGAFYRDREVAVVGLNPEAVEEAQFLTKFASMVHWITFKDPGKDDYHAQDLLTMSNVKHWRRSRLAAIEGNDAGVTGVKVKQKDVSEPLSLEVEGVFVYQNGSKPITDFAGDQVEYNADGGVKVDDSMSTNVPGVWAIGDIRNTPYKQAVVAAGDGCIAAMAIDRYLNHRKTVKPDWDHS, from the coding sequence TTGGAAACACACGAATTTGATGTTGTTATTATTGGAGGCGGCCCAGCAGGATGTACCTGCGCACTCTACACATCAAGGGCCAATCTCAAAACCGTTATTCTAGACAAGAATCCTGCGGTGGGAGCTTTGGCTATTACCCACAAAATCGCTAATTACCCTGGGGTATCGGGCGAAATGAGTGGAGAAGCGCTACTAGATAGTATGCGAAATCAAGCTGTTGAGCATGGTACTTCCTATCAGCGCGCTCAAGTTTTTGGGATTGATGTGAGTGGGGAAATGAAGAAGGTTTATACCCCAGAAGGTACTTTCTCTGGTAGAGCTTTGGTTTTAGCTACTGGTGCTATGGGACGCAGTGGAGCATCCTTTGAGGGAGAATCAGAATTTTTAGGTCGTGGGGTTAGCTACTGTGCTACCTGTGATGGGGCATTTTATCGCGATCGCGAAGTCGCAGTGGTGGGGTTAAATCCCGAAGCTGTAGAGGAAGCACAGTTTTTGACTAAGTTTGCATCCATGGTGCATTGGATTACGTTTAAAGATCCTGGTAAAGACGATTATCATGCTCAAGATTTGCTAACGATGTCTAACGTCAAACACTGGCGACGCTCTCGTTTAGCAGCGATCGAAGGTAATGATGCTGGGGTAACAGGAGTCAAGGTTAAACAGAAAGATGTTAGTGAGCCTTTATCTTTGGAAGTAGAAGGAGTCTTTGTCTATCAAAACGGCTCAAAACCCATTACCGATTTTGCTGGCGATCAGGTGGAATATAATGCCGATGGTGGGGTCAAGGTAGATGATTCTATGTCTACCAATGTTCCTGGAGTTTGGGCGATCGGTGATATTCGTAATACTCCCTACAAACAGGCGGTAGTAGCTGCGGGAGATGGTTGTATTGCGGCGATGGCAATTGACCGTTATCTTAATCACCGCAAGACAGTTAAACCAGATTGGGATCATTCATAG
- a CDS encoding SH3 domain-containing protein, producing the protein MTKSIFIKHFSATVQFILGFILGIGVIAGISGTIIFAYYTKMSAVPEKPVFSEPIAERTAPSNTADVEIEPIEPLESTTEDNLEPEETTPPAEEAKAELELPPNAYRASVTWPEGLSLRAEPDADAERIGGIENEATIIILEDSADGKWQRVRLPWNDQEGWIKGGNIQKTP; encoded by the coding sequence ATGACCAAATCTATCTTTATTAAACATTTTTCAGCGACTGTTCAGTTTATTCTCGGCTTTATTCTGGGCATTGGTGTTATAGCAGGTATATCGGGAACGATCATCTTTGCTTACTATACAAAAATGTCCGCAGTACCTGAAAAACCAGTATTTTCTGAGCCGATAGCCGAGCGAACAGCGCCATCAAATACAGCCGATGTCGAGATCGAGCCAATTGAGCCACTAGAATCCACAACTGAGGATAATCTAGAGCCAGAAGAAACTACACCTCCAGCAGAAGAAGCTAAAGCTGAGCTTGAACTACCACCTAATGCCTATCGCGCATCAGTTACGTGGCCTGAAGGTTTGAGTTTAAGAGCCGAACCTGATGCTGATGCTGAGCGGATTGGCGGCATCGAAAATGAAGCCACGATTATTATCCTTGAAGATTCTGCTGATGGAAAATGGCAGCGAGTTAGATTACCCTGGAATGATCAAGAAGGCTGGATCAAAGGCGGAAATATCCAAAAGACTCCTTAA
- a CDS encoding AAA family ATPase, with translation MNFNEEFSLLLRACYPLIYLPTREEERAEKAIATATEKLGKRNIYIWDFVNGYQENPNNIGFGKRNPLQALEFITNMPKNAGGVFILRDFSRFLEDIAVSRELRNLARILKSQPKNIIIIAPQVQIPEELSEVITVVEFALPTAPEIQTEIQRLISATNQDLSEQLLDELVRAAQGLSLERIRRVLTRAIATNGKLEEEDVELILEEKRQSIRQTQILDYYPATEQISDIGGLDNLKSWLLRRGGAFSEQARAYGLPNPRGLLLVGIQGTGKSLTAKAIAHHWHLPLLRLDVGRLFAGLVGESESRTRQTIELAEALSPCILWIDEIDKGFAGLDGKGDSGTTSRVFGTFITWLAEKKTPVFVVATANNIQTLPPEMLRKGRFDEIFFVGLPNQVEREAIFKVHLAKLRPHNLGNYDAKRLAYETPEFSGAEIEQTIIEAMHIGFSQNRDFTTDDILEAASQIVPLAKTAQEQIEFLQQWVAAGKARLASNNSNLSDRIQSQLN, from the coding sequence ATGAATTTCAACGAAGAGTTTTCTCTCCTGTTACGCGCCTGTTACCCCCTAATTTATCTGCCTACTAGAGAAGAAGAAAGAGCCGAAAAAGCGATCGCCACCGCCACAGAGAAATTGGGCAAGCGTAATATTTATATTTGGGATTTTGTTAATGGCTATCAGGAAAATCCGAATAATATTGGTTTTGGTAAGCGCAATCCCTTGCAGGCACTAGAATTTATTACCAATATGCCCAAAAATGCTGGAGGAGTCTTTATTTTGCGAGATTTTTCCCGTTTTTTAGAAGACATTGCTGTATCGCGTGAGTTACGTAACTTGGCACGGATTTTAAAATCTCAGCCTAAAAATATTATTATAATTGCGCCCCAGGTACAGATACCCGAAGAATTATCAGAAGTTATTACCGTAGTCGAATTTGCTTTACCAACTGCACCAGAAATTCAAACAGAAATTCAACGTTTAATTTCAGCAACCAATCAAGATTTATCAGAACAGTTGCTAGATGAATTAGTTCGAGCGGCACAGGGGCTGTCTTTAGAAAGAATTAGAAGAGTTTTAACCAGAGCGATCGCCACCAACGGTAAACTAGAAGAGGAAGATGTCGAACTTATTCTCGAAGAGAAACGCCAGTCAATTCGCCAGACGCAGATTTTAGATTACTATCCCGCTACGGAACAAATTTCTGATATTGGTGGCTTAGACAATCTTAAAAGCTGGCTGCTGCGTCGTGGTGGCGCATTTAGCGAACAGGCGAGAGCCTATGGATTACCCAACCCTAGAGGGCTATTACTGGTAGGCATCCAGGGGACAGGAAAATCACTAACGGCAAAAGCGATCGCTCATCATTGGCATCTACCTTTACTTCGCCTAGACGTGGGACGTTTATTTGCAGGCTTAGTCGGCGAATCAGAATCTCGGACTCGTCAAACGATTGAACTAGCCGAAGCACTCTCCCCCTGTATTCTCTGGATTGATGAAATAGATAAGGGATTTGCGGGACTAGACGGAAAAGGAGATTCAGGTACTACAAGCCGTGTCTTTGGTACTTTCATTACCTGGTTAGCCGAGAAAAAAACTCCTGTATTTGTGGTGGCAACGGCCAACAATATTCAAACTTTGCCTCCAGAAATGTTGAGAAAAGGGCGGTTTGACGAAATATTTTTTGTTGGCTTACCTAATCAAGTAGAACGCGAAGCTATTTTTAAGGTTCATTTAGCCAAATTACGCCCCCATAATCTAGGCAATTATGATGCCAAGCGGTTAGCATATGAAACACCAGAGTTTTCTGGGGCAGAGATCGAGCAAACTATCATTGAGGCAATGCACATTGGCTTTAGTCAAAATCGTGACTTTACCACGGATGATATTCTAGAGGCGGCGAGTCAAATCGTTCCCTTAGCCAAAACTGCTCAGGAGCAAATTGAATTTCTTCAACAGTGGGTGGCAGCAGGAAAAGCTCGTCTGGCTTCTAACAATAGTAATTTAAGCGATCGCATTCAGAGTCAACTTAATTAA
- the moaA gene encoding GTP 3',8-cyclase MoaA translates to MPKIDYLRISLIDKCNFRCQYCMPEGTKFDYVLNHELLTNQEIVTLVRQVFIPLGFTKFRLTGGEPLLRPKLIDLVGDIAQLPQTEDLALTTNAFLLKDLAQPLYNAGLRRINISLDSLNPETFDRITGNHGRSRWQQTWSGIQTAHEVGFDPLKLNVVVIPGLNDTEVLDLAELTIKRQWHVRFIEFMPIGNPELFGTKAWIDSAQLRHQIRQKWGLMESNIKGNGPADVFQIPGAKGTLGFISQMSECFCDRCNRVRLSADGWLRPCLLNETGQIDLKTALRSGVDLAELQTQINQLLLLKPEINFKERDSGTDGKYSRTMSQIGG, encoded by the coding sequence ATGCCGAAAATAGATTATTTACGCATTAGTTTAATTGATAAGTGTAATTTTCGTTGCCAATACTGTATGCCAGAGGGAACGAAGTTTGATTATGTTCTCAATCATGAGTTGTTAACTAATCAAGAGATTGTGACTTTGGTGCGCCAAGTATTTATTCCTCTGGGGTTTACTAAGTTTCGCCTCACAGGAGGAGAGCCTTTATTGCGACCAAAATTGATAGATTTGGTGGGAGATATCGCCCAGTTACCGCAAACGGAAGATTTGGCTTTGACTACTAATGCTTTCCTGTTAAAAGATTTAGCCCAACCCCTCTATAATGCTGGTTTAAGACGGATTAATATTAGTTTAGATTCCTTAAACCCAGAAACTTTCGATCGCATTACTGGTAATCATGGGCGCAGTCGCTGGCAGCAAACCTGGTCGGGTATACAGACTGCCCATGAGGTAGGTTTCGATCCTTTGAAGCTCAATGTAGTGGTTATTCCTGGTTTAAACGATACCGAAGTGTTGGACTTAGCAGAATTAACTATTAAGCGTCAATGGCACGTACGTTTCATTGAATTTATGCCCATCGGCAATCCTGAATTATTTGGGACTAAAGCTTGGATTGATTCGGCCCAATTACGCCACCAAATACGTCAAAAATGGGGCTTAATGGAATCAAATATTAAAGGCAATGGCCCTGCTGATGTGTTTCAAATCCCTGGAGCAAAAGGAACTCTCGGCTTTATTTCGCAAATGTCCGAATGTTTTTGCGATCGCTGTAACCGAGTCCGATTATCAGCAGATGGTTGGCTACGTCCTTGTCTCCTGAATGAAACTGGTCAAATTGACTTGAAAACTGCTCTCCGTAGCGGTGTAGATTTAGCAGAATTACAGACTCAAATTAATCAGTTGTTGCTACTAAAACCAGAAATAAACTTTAAAGAGCGGGACTCTGGTACAGATGGAAAGTACAGTCGTACCATGTCCCAAATCGGTGGATAA
- a CDS encoding diflavin flavoprotein, translated as MVATPIKTQPRLSIQTAEVGLNTTVIRSLDWDRDRFDIEFGLQNGTTYNSYLIQGEQTALVDTSHAKFRELYLEALQGLIDPKEINYLIISHTEPDHSGLVKDFLELAPQATIVASKMAIKFLEDLVHQPFETIIAKNGETLDLGQGHVIEFVNAPNLHWPDTIFSYDRKSAILFTCDAFGLHYCSDATYDEDLKAIAKDYRFYYDCLMGPNARSVLSAMKRMDQLGEINLVANGHGPLLRHNIQELLDRYRNWSNAQTKAEKSVAVFYVADYGYSDRLSQAIAKGITKTGVEVEMVDLRSADSTEVHEIVNRSMGIVLGMPPLASKNQEDITANLGTVLAAAKDKQLIGAFESYGDDDEPIDPLLTKFREAGLKPGFPPIKIKNTPTAADYQVCEESGVDLGQLLTRKDLVKQMKSLDTDLDKAIGRLSGGLYIITATKDNLSSAMLASWVSQASFEPIGLTIAVAKDRAIESLMQVGDRFVLNILEEGKYQGLMKHFLKRFKPGADRFAGIDTQTAANGSPILTDALAYLECEVLSRMECSDHWVVYSQVALGRVSNPDGLTAVHHRKVGNHY; from the coding sequence ATGGTCGCAACACCAATTAAAACCCAACCTAGGTTAAGTATTCAAACTGCCGAGGTCGGTCTTAATACAACAGTAATTCGTTCTCTAGACTGGGATCGCGATCGCTTTGATATTGAATTTGGTCTGCAAAACGGCACTACTTATAATTCTTATTTAATCCAAGGTGAGCAGACAGCTTTAGTTGATACCTCCCATGCTAAGTTTCGGGAGCTATATCTAGAGGCTTTACAGGGTTTAATTGACCCCAAAGAGATTAATTATTTAATTATTAGCCATACTGAACCCGATCATAGTGGGTTGGTTAAAGATTTTCTCGAACTTGCGCCTCAAGCGACAATAGTAGCTTCCAAGATGGCGATCAAGTTTTTGGAGGATTTAGTTCATCAACCATTTGAGACAATTATTGCCAAAAATGGCGAGACTCTAGATCTCGGTCAGGGTCATGTGATTGAGTTTGTTAATGCGCCGAATCTTCACTGGCCAGATACTATTTTTAGCTACGATCGAAAATCGGCTATTTTGTTTACCTGTGATGCCTTTGGTCTGCACTATTGTTCTGATGCTACCTATGACGAAGATTTAAAAGCGATCGCCAAAGACTATCGCTTTTATTATGACTGCTTGATGGGCCCTAATGCTCGTTCTGTGCTTTCGGCGATGAAACGGATGGATCAGCTAGGGGAAATCAATCTGGTAGCTAATGGACATGGACCTTTATTGCGCCATAACATCCAGGAATTACTCGATCGCTATCGTAACTGGAGTAATGCCCAAACTAAGGCAGAAAAGAGCGTTGCTGTTTTTTATGTGGCTGATTATGGCTATAGCGATCGCCTGAGTCAAGCAATTGCTAAAGGGATTACCAAAACTGGCGTAGAAGTAGAAATGGTCGATCTGCGATCGGCTGATAGTACTGAAGTCCACGAGATTGTTAATCGTTCTATGGGAATTGTTCTGGGTATGCCTCCCCTGGCAAGTAAAAACCAAGAGGATATCACAGCAAACTTGGGTACAGTTCTCGCAGCAGCTAAAGATAAGCAGCTAATTGGCGCATTTGAATCCTATGGTGATGATGATGAACCAATCGATCCTTTACTCACCAAATTCCGAGAAGCTGGTCTAAAACCTGGTTTTCCGCCGATTAAAATTAAAAATACTCCCACCGCAGCAGACTATCAGGTATGCGAAGAATCGGGGGTTGACTTGGGACAACTACTTACCCGTAAAGATTTAGTCAAACAGATGAAATCTTTGGACACCGATTTAGATAAAGCGATCGGTCGTTTGAGTGGTGGACTCTATATTATTACCGCTACCAAAGACAACTTAAGCAGTGCCATGTTAGCTTCCTGGGTATCTCAAGCTAGTTTTGAACCCATCGGCTTAACTATTGCTGTAGCTAAAGATCGGGCGATTGAATCATTAATGCAAGTGGGCGATCGCTTTGTCTTAAACATCTTGGAAGAAGGTAAGTATCAAGGCTTGATGAAACACTTTCTTAAGCGATTTAAACCTGGTGCCGATCGTTTTGCTGGGATCGATACCCAAACCGCTGCTAATGGCTCACCTATTTTAACCGATGCTTTGGCGTATCTTGAGTGTGAAGTATTGAGCCGTATGGAATGTAGCGATCACTGGGTCGTCTATAGTCAGGTCGCTTTGGGTCGAGTTTCTAACCCTGATGGCTTAACTGCTGTTCATCACCGCAAGGTAGGGAATCACTATTAA